A genomic window from Camelina sativa cultivar DH55 chromosome 2, Cs, whole genome shotgun sequence includes:
- the LOC104728511 gene encoding zinc finger protein CONSTANS-LIKE 1-like isoform X2, producing the protein MISCGEDTSQGLCELPDLGSLQSGQQLLDKAFYECEQDLLMKSAMESPFSDVLDIKNISVVTTIDENQDMQKSESSGNLSSMDWSSHAQQETVMIQNFPDFDFGYGMRRAFSEGDIQKLRTGLVQSPLDRIIVSCTSEDRREKLSRYRNKKSRRNFGRKIKYACRKALADSQPRVRGRFAKTEERK; encoded by the exons ATGATCTCTTGCGGTGAAGACACTTCACAAGGGCTTTGTGAGCTTCCTGATCTTGGATCATTGCAAAGTGGTCAACAGCTTCTGGACAAAGCTTTCTATGAATGTGAGCAAGATCTTTTGATGAAATCAGCTATGGAGTCTCCGTTCTCTGATGTTTTAGACATCAAGAACATCTCTGTCGTGACGACCATCGACGAGAACCAGGATATGCAGAAGAGCGAAAGCTCGGGGAATTTGAGCTCTATGGATTGGTCGTCACATGCACAGCAAGAGACTGTAATGATTCAGAACTTCCCTGATTTCGATTTTGGTTATGGGATGCGAAGAGCCTTTAGTGAAGGCGACATACAG AAACTAAGGACAGGTCTTGTTCAATCTCCATTGGATAGGATTATTGTGAGCTGTACCTCAGAGGATCGTCGTGAGAAGCTTTCTCGATACAGGAACAAGAAGAGCAGGCGCAATTTCGGGCGTAAAATCAAG tATGCTTGTAGGAAAGCTCTTGCAGATAGCCAACCGAGAGTCCGAGGAAGGTTTGCGAAAACAGAGGAGAGGAAATAG
- the LOC104728511 gene encoding uncharacterized protein LOC104728511 isoform X1, giving the protein MYQDSGLMLRYMQNCSTDIQQFEDLFKSYKIPDEMNNTFVESSNISEYDIGEESDIFKAPDPILEEPLLAVDPLSAALTMISCGEDTSQGLCELPDLGSLQSGQQLLDKAFYECEQDLLMKSAMESPFSDVLDIKNISVVTTIDENQDMQKSESSGNLSSMDWSSHAQQETVMIQNFPDFDFGYGMRRAFSEGDIQKLRTGLVQSPLDRIIVSCTSEDRREKLSRYRNKKSRRNFGRKIKYACRKALADSQPRVRGRFAKTEERK; this is encoded by the exons ATGTATCAAGATTCTGGTTTAATGCTCCGTTACATGCAAAATTGTTCCACTGATATTCAACAATTCGAAGACCTCttcaaatcatacaaaattCCCGATGAAATG AACAACACTTTTGTTGAGTCATCTAACATATCTGAATACGATATTGGAGAAGAAAGTGATATTTTCAAAGCTCCTGATCCAATTCTTGAAGAGCCACTCTTAGCCGTTGATCCACTCTCTGCTGCTTTGACTATGATCTCTTGCGGTGAAGACACTTCACAAGGGCTTTGTGAGCTTCCTGATCTTGGATCATTGCAAAGTGGTCAACAGCTTCTGGACAAAGCTTTCTATGAATGTGAGCAAGATCTTTTGATGAAATCAGCTATGGAGTCTCCGTTCTCTGATGTTTTAGACATCAAGAACATCTCTGTCGTGACGACCATCGACGAGAACCAGGATATGCAGAAGAGCGAAAGCTCGGGGAATTTGAGCTCTATGGATTGGTCGTCACATGCACAGCAAGAGACTGTAATGATTCAGAACTTCCCTGATTTCGATTTTGGTTATGGGATGCGAAGAGCCTTTAGTGAAGGCGACATACAG AAACTAAGGACAGGTCTTGTTCAATCTCCATTGGATAGGATTATTGTGAGCTGTACCTCAGAGGATCGTCGTGAGAAGCTTTCTCGATACAGGAACAAGAAGAGCAGGCGCAATTTCGGGCGTAAAATCAAG tATGCTTGTAGGAAAGCTCTTGCAGATAGCCAACCGAGAGTCCGAGGAAGGTTTGCGAAAACAGAGGAGAGGAAATAG